A DNA window from Streptomyces sp. B21-083 contains the following coding sequences:
- a CDS encoding kelch motif-containing protein produces MKDRAGRRRARRLAIGTAVVLALAGMNGPWVYRFSTEKYHDYKINRPEYKAENGKWEVVNFPEKYRQNTIHAALLHTGKVLLVAGSGNNADNFDAKKFDTRIWDPALGTIKKIPTPADLFCTGHTQLSNGNLLIAGGTKRYEKLKGDVTKAGGLMVVHNENPDKPITLPAGTKFTGKETGKTFVSKDPVVVERATKVFDKATGAFLRNDPGLGRIYVEAQKKGAKYETGTQDNYRVQGLSGADSRNTYGIAEKLALDKKDFQGIRDAYEFDPVAEKYIKVDPMNEARWYPTLTTMSDGKILSLSGLDDIGQLVPGKNEVYDPKTKKWTYTTHTRQFPTYPAISLMQNGEMFYSGANAGYGPDDVGRDPGVWDVATNKFTKLKGLSDPNMLETAGTVLLPPAQDEKYMVIGGGGVGESKLSSKKTRVIDLLAADPKFTDGPSLEKGTRYPQYSILPDDTVMISGGSEDYRGRGASNILQAHMYDAKTGKLRRVADPLVGRNYHSGSILLPDGRIMYFGSDSLYADKADTKPGKFEQRIEIYTPPYLFHDAQPSLSGGPQTIARGASGTFTSRHAATILSARLIRPSASTHVTDVDQRSIALDLKKTKDSITVTVPKNRNLVESGWYMLFVTDDQGTPSKAQWVKVP; encoded by the coding sequence ATGAAAGACCGTGCAGGCCGCCGCCGCGCCCGTCGACTCGCGATAGGCACGGCGGTGGTCCTCGCGTTGGCGGGGATGAACGGGCCGTGGGTGTATCGCTTCAGTACCGAGAAGTACCACGACTACAAGATCAACAGACCGGAGTACAAGGCCGAGAACGGCAAGTGGGAGGTGGTGAACTTCCCGGAGAAGTACCGGCAGAACACCATCCACGCCGCCCTGCTGCACACCGGCAAGGTGCTGCTCGTCGCGGGCTCCGGCAACAACGCGGACAACTTCGACGCGAAGAAGTTCGACACGCGTATCTGGGATCCGGCTCTGGGCACGATCAAGAAGATCCCGACGCCCGCCGACCTGTTCTGCACCGGGCACACACAGCTCTCCAACGGCAATCTGCTGATCGCGGGCGGCACGAAGCGGTACGAGAAGCTGAAGGGTGACGTCACCAAGGCCGGCGGCCTGATGGTCGTCCACAACGAGAACCCGGACAAGCCGATCACCCTCCCGGCGGGCACCAAGTTCACCGGCAAGGAGACCGGCAAGACCTTCGTGTCGAAGGACCCGGTCGTCGTGGAGCGCGCGACGAAGGTCTTCGACAAGGCGACGGGCGCGTTCCTGCGCAACGATCCGGGGCTCGGCCGGATCTACGTCGAGGCGCAGAAGAAGGGCGCCAAGTACGAGACCGGCACCCAGGACAACTACCGCGTGCAGGGCCTGTCGGGCGCCGACTCCCGCAACACGTACGGCATCGCCGAGAAGCTCGCGCTGGACAAGAAGGACTTCCAGGGCATCCGGGACGCCTACGAGTTCGACCCGGTCGCCGAGAAGTACATCAAGGTCGACCCGATGAACGAGGCCCGCTGGTACCCGACGCTCACCACCATGTCGGACGGCAAGATCCTCAGCCTCTCCGGCCTGGACGACATCGGCCAGCTGGTGCCGGGCAAGAACGAGGTGTACGACCCGAAGACCAAGAAGTGGACGTACACGACCCACACCCGCCAGTTCCCGACGTATCCGGCGATCTCCCTGATGCAGAACGGCGAGATGTTCTACTCGGGCGCGAACGCGGGCTACGGCCCCGACGACGTCGGCCGTGACCCGGGCGTCTGGGACGTGGCGACCAACAAGTTCACCAAGCTGAAGGGTCTGAGCGACCCCAACATGCTGGAGACCGCCGGCACGGTACTGCTGCCGCCGGCGCAGGACGAGAAGTACATGGTGATCGGCGGGGGCGGGGTCGGCGAGTCCAAGCTCTCCAGCAAGAAGACCCGCGTGATCGACCTCCTGGCGGCCGACCCGAAGTTCACGGACGGCCCGTCACTGGAGAAGGGCACGCGCTACCCGCAGTACTCGATCCTGCCCGACGACACGGTGATGATCTCGGGCGGCTCGGAGGACTACCGGGGCCGTGGCGCCTCCAACATCCTCCAGGCCCATATGTACGACGCGAAGACCGGCAAGCTGAGGAGGGTCGCCGACCCGCTGGTGGGCCGCAACTACCACTCGGGCTCGATTCTGCTGCCCGACGGCCGCATCATGTACTTCGGCTCGGACTCCCTGTACGCGGACAAGGCCGACACCAAGCCGGGCAAGTTCGAGCAGCGCATCGAGATCTACACGCCGCCGTACCTGTTCCACGACGCGCAGCCCTCGCTGTCGGGCGGCCCGCAGACGATCGCGCGCGGTGCGTCGGGCACGTTCACGTCGCGGCACGCGGCCACGATTCTGTCGGCGCGTCTGATCCGCCCGAGCGCCTCGACCCATGTCACGGACGTCGACCAGCGCTCCATCGCCCTCGACCTGAAGAAGACGAAGGACAGCATCACGGTGACGGTCCCGAAGAACCGGAACCTGGTGGAGTCGGGCTGGTACATGCTCTTCGTGACAGACGACCAGGGCACCCCGAGCAAGGCCCAGTGGGTCAAGGTGCCGTAG
- a CDS encoding glycoside hydrolase family 6 protein, translated as MFGSRGATWGRASVAVLGAALLFTGCSSSSGKGDGDEPAREAGARITQQPKGTNPFWVNPDGNAAEQVAAYVKDDKTTDAEQIRKIAQQPTGEWISPENPEAEARGFTEAAQKADRSALLVLYNIPHRDCGQYSSGGAADGDSYRAWIDGVAKGIGDRAATVILEPDAILHLVDGCTQDEFHEERYDLLNGAIEKLSALRNTKVYLDAGNAGWTHPDQIFEPLKWAGIEKADGFSVNVSNFYSTADSIAYGKELSAKVGGKHFVVDTSRNGNGPYSGGDADEKWCNPPGRALGEAPTVKTADPLVDAYLWVKRPGESDGECKGGPKAGQWWASYALKLAEASG; from the coding sequence ATGTTCGGCAGCAGGGGGGCGACCTGGGGGAGGGCGTCCGTGGCGGTGCTGGGGGCGGCACTGCTGTTCACCGGTTGTTCCTCGTCCTCCGGCAAGGGGGACGGCGACGAGCCGGCCAGGGAGGCGGGGGCCCGGATCACCCAACAGCCCAAGGGGACCAACCCGTTCTGGGTGAACCCCGACGGCAACGCGGCGGAACAGGTCGCCGCGTACGTCAAGGACGACAAGACCACCGACGCCGAGCAGATCCGGAAGATCGCCCAGCAGCCGACCGGCGAGTGGATCAGCCCTGAGAACCCGGAGGCGGAGGCGCGCGGCTTCACGGAGGCCGCGCAGAAGGCGGACCGCTCCGCCCTCCTCGTCCTCTACAACATCCCGCACCGCGACTGCGGCCAGTACTCCAGCGGAGGCGCCGCCGACGGCGACAGCTACCGCGCCTGGATCGACGGCGTCGCCAAGGGTATCGGCGACCGCGCGGCCACGGTGATCCTGGAACCCGACGCGATCCTCCACCTCGTGGACGGCTGCACCCAGGACGAGTTCCACGAGGAGCGGTACGACCTGTTGAACGGCGCGATCGAGAAGCTGTCGGCGCTGCGGAACACGAAGGTGTACCTGGACGCGGGGAACGCGGGGTGGACGCATCCCGACCAGATCTTCGAGCCGCTGAAGTGGGCGGGCATCGAGAAGGCGGACGGGTTCTCCGTCAACGTGTCCAACTTCTACTCGACGGCTGATTCCATCGCGTACGGCAAGGAGTTGTCGGCGAAGGTGGGAGGCAAGCACTTCGTGGTGGACACGTCCCGCAATGGGAACGGGCCCTACAGCGGGGGCGACGCGGACGAGAAGTGGTGCAATCCTCCCGGGAGGGCGCTGGGGGAGGCTCCGACGGTGAAGACGGCGGACCCGTTGGTGGACGCGTATCTCTGGGTCAAGCGGCCGGGGGAGTCCGACGGGGAGTGCAAGGGTGGGCCGAAGGCCGGGCAGTGGTGGGCTTCTTATGCGTTGAAGCTTGCGGAAGCGAGTGGGTGA
- a CDS encoding class F sortase, translating into MSDDDRERPSGTGTGTGRLTMGVAWALLLLGLWTWGREVTDVRQGISAPTTGDIAAVGRPPDLELPPAHEPLSGAVPQRVDIPELGVQAPVVARGLDRRGAIDPPPFDQAGVVGWYGSGTRPGAAGTALLVGHVDTETRPAVFYKVSTLRPGATIRVTRADGKVAEFTVDDVRVLPRDRFDAQQAYGTRQSGRAELRLITCGGTFDRASRTYTANVIVSAYLTGEAA; encoded by the coding sequence ATGTCCGACGACGACCGCGAACGGCCCTCCGGCACCGGCACCGGCACCGGACGCCTGACCATGGGTGTGGCCTGGGCGCTGCTGCTGCTCGGGCTGTGGACATGGGGCCGCGAGGTGACCGACGTACGCCAGGGCATATCCGCGCCGACCACCGGCGACATCGCCGCGGTCGGCCGCCCCCCTGACCTCGAACTCCCGCCCGCGCACGAGCCGTTGAGCGGCGCCGTGCCGCAGCGCGTGGACATCCCCGAACTGGGCGTGCAGGCCCCGGTGGTGGCCCGCGGCCTCGACCGGCGCGGCGCGATCGACCCGCCGCCCTTCGACCAGGCGGGCGTCGTGGGCTGGTACGGATCCGGCACCCGGCCCGGCGCCGCCGGAACCGCGCTCCTCGTCGGACACGTCGACACCGAGACCCGGCCGGCCGTCTTCTACAAGGTCAGCACCCTGCGGCCGGGCGCGACGATCCGGGTCACCCGCGCCGACGGCAAGGTCGCCGAGTTCACCGTCGACGACGTCCGGGTCCTGCCCCGCGACCGCTTCGACGCCCAACAGGCGTATGGCACCCGGCAGTCGGGCCGAGCGGAACTCCGGCTCATCACCTGTGGCGGCACGTTCGACCGGGCCTCCCGCACCTACACGGCGAACGTGATCGTGTCGGCGTATCTGACGGGCGAGGCCGCCTGA
- a CDS encoding recombinase family protein, with the protein MEPIVNLQTSGDSSSGLALASRKVAGYSERANTENISCFPAHRAFRSQGSQTHKPHFEERPVGNTCGGTDTHTVGGYTRISDNGQIGDGRDGRDGVIRQRDDVYDLAKLKGCEVHRVYEDNDTSAYKRRVRRAGFEEMVRDLQGEIINGILACNIDRIARQPRDLERLIDVYEHARRPMVFATTAGDYDLTTADGRFQARIYVTIANKFSADSARRIARQKLAEAADGKPHMGQRAFGWKDAERIDEREAELLGTARRDVVSGKRLATVHREWAELGVRGPQTLPGRTIGYSSVMYVLRNPRLCGYRAYIPQAVRERSGRVNPAEYLVERMDGTPVKGQWETIFTPEEWRELIEVLDARKNTGKGRKAGSTVTKRLLTGIARCARCGSGLSSGMYARTTVSYEKYGYYYYCRKADGGCGKLARSGPLVDGHVENLVLEDLKKQARDVKPVIQEAPELIRAGERLKQIDADKAEARRLRADDLLSLAEFAREMRRLEETEGRIRQEAHGLSAAAARAGTVATRIVREWENYTVDMKRAEIVRSVEAVVIKPAGKGGAQRGAFRSELIEVVWK; encoded by the coding sequence ATGGAACCCATCGTGAACCTCCAGACATCTGGAGACTCCTCCTCCGGGCTCGCCCTCGCATCCAGGAAGGTCGCTGGCTACTCCGAACGGGCGAATACGGAGAACATAAGCTGCTTTCCCGCTCACAGAGCATTTCGTTCTCAGGGGTCACAGACGCACAAACCACATTTCGAAGAGCGACCAGTCGGCAATACCTGCGGGGGAACAGACACGCACACAGTGGGCGGTTACACCCGCATCTCGGACAACGGCCAGATCGGTGACGGTCGAGATGGCCGTGACGGCGTGATCCGTCAACGAGACGACGTGTACGACCTGGCCAAGCTGAAAGGCTGCGAGGTGCACCGCGTCTACGAGGACAACGACACGTCCGCGTACAAGCGCCGAGTGCGGCGCGCCGGATTCGAGGAGATGGTCCGCGACCTCCAGGGCGAGATCATCAACGGCATCCTGGCCTGCAACATCGACCGCATCGCCCGGCAACCGCGCGACCTTGAGCGGCTCATCGACGTCTACGAGCACGCCCGTCGGCCCATGGTCTTCGCGACGACCGCGGGCGACTACGACCTGACGACCGCAGACGGACGATTTCAGGCCCGCATCTATGTGACCATCGCGAACAAGTTCTCTGCGGACTCCGCTCGTCGCATCGCTCGGCAGAAGCTCGCCGAGGCTGCCGACGGAAAGCCTCACATGGGGCAGCGCGCCTTCGGATGGAAGGACGCCGAACGCATCGACGAGCGGGAAGCGGAACTCCTCGGAACCGCCCGCAGGGATGTGGTCTCGGGAAAGAGGCTCGCCACCGTGCACCGGGAGTGGGCAGAACTGGGCGTTCGCGGGCCACAGACCCTACCGGGCAGGACGATCGGTTACAGCAGTGTGATGTACGTGCTGCGAAACCCCCGCCTGTGTGGATACCGCGCCTACATCCCACAGGCAGTCCGGGAGCGGTCAGGCCGGGTGAACCCCGCCGAATACCTGGTCGAGCGCATGGATGGGACGCCCGTCAAGGGGCAGTGGGAAACGATCTTCACGCCCGAGGAATGGCGGGAGTTGATCGAAGTGCTCGACGCACGCAAGAACACCGGCAAAGGCCGGAAGGCAGGGAGCACGGTCACCAAGCGGTTGCTGACCGGTATCGCCCGCTGCGCCAGGTGCGGGAGCGGCTTGTCCTCCGGGATGTACGCACGAACCACTGTGAGCTACGAGAAGTACGGGTACTACTACTACTGCCGGAAGGCAGACGGCGGGTGCGGAAAGCTGGCCCGCAGCGGTCCACTGGTGGACGGCCATGTGGAGAACCTGGTCCTGGAAGATCTGAAGAAGCAGGCGCGCGACGTGAAGCCGGTCATCCAGGAGGCCCCGGAGTTGATCAGGGCCGGCGAGAGACTGAAGCAGATCGATGCCGACAAGGCCGAGGCCCGCCGACTCCGCGCCGATGACCTCCTCTCCCTCGCGGAGTTCGCGCGTGAAATGCGGCGGCTGGAGGAGACCGAGGGGAGGATCAGGCAGGAGGCCCACGGTCTTTCAGCCGCGGCGGCCCGGGCGGGCACCGTGGCCACGCGAATTGTCCGGGAGTGGGAAAACTACACCGTTGACATGAAGCGCGCAGAGATCGTGCGGAGCGTCGAGGCCGTGGTGATCAAGCCTGCCGGCAAGGGAGGAGCACAGCGAGGTGCCTTCCGGTCCGAGCTGATCGAGGTCGTGTGGAAGTGA
- a CDS encoding HAD-IIA family hydrolase, whose translation MTERKPIESWLTDMDGVLMHEGVPVPGADAFIKKLRESGRPFLVLTNNSIYTARDLHARLNRIGLEVPEENIWTSALATAKFLDNQHPGGTAYVIGEAGLTTALHDAGYVLSDSDPDFVILGETRTYSFEALTKAIRLINDGARFIATNPDNTGPSPEGVLPATGSVAALITKATGKEPYFVGKPNPLMMRTALNTIGAHSETSAMIGDRMDTDVLAGLEAGMETFLVLTGVTTRADLDHYPYRPTKVVDSIADLVDLV comes from the coding sequence ATGACAGAGCGCAAGCCCATCGAATCATGGCTCACCGACATGGACGGCGTGCTGATGCACGAAGGCGTCCCGGTACCCGGCGCGGACGCCTTCATCAAGAAGCTCCGCGAGTCGGGACGTCCGTTCCTGGTCCTCACCAACAATTCGATCTATACCGCGCGTGATCTGCACGCCCGGCTGAACCGGATCGGGCTTGAGGTGCCGGAGGAGAACATCTGGACGTCCGCCCTGGCCACCGCCAAGTTCTTGGACAACCAGCATCCCGGCGGCACCGCCTACGTGATCGGCGAGGCCGGCCTGACCACAGCACTGCACGACGCCGGTTACGTGCTGAGCGATTCCGACCCCGATTTCGTGATCCTGGGCGAGACCCGAACGTATTCGTTCGAGGCTCTGACCAAAGCGATCCGGCTGATCAACGACGGCGCTCGGTTCATCGCCACCAACCCGGACAACACGGGGCCCTCCCCCGAGGGAGTCCTTCCGGCGACCGGATCCGTCGCCGCACTGATCACCAAGGCAACCGGCAAGGAGCCGTACTTCGTCGGCAAGCCGAACCCACTGATGATGCGCACTGCGCTGAACACCATAGGAGCACACTCCGAAACCAGCGCCATGATCGGTGACCGCATGGACACCGATGTGCTGGCTGGTCTGGAAGCCGGGATGGAAACCTTTCTCGTACTCACCGGTGTGACGACCAGGGCTGATCTCGATCACTACCCCTACCGGCCGACGAAGGTGGTGGATTCCATCGCGGACCTCGTCGACCTCGTGTGA
- a CDS encoding Gfo/Idh/MocA family oxidoreductase: MTGTSGAPLRLGLVGYGLAGSVFHAPLIAVTEGLVLDTVVTANPQRQAQARDGHPGVRVAADPDELFARADELDLVVIASPNKTHVPLATAALKAGLPVVVDKPVAGTAAEARDLAALADQRGLLLSVFQNRRWDHDFRTLRKLIAEGELGDVYRFESRFERWRPQTKGGWRESGDPAEFGGLLYDLGSHVVDQALVLFGPVASVYAETDIRRQGAETDDDTFIALTHTSGVRSHLYVSATTAQLGPRFRVLGSRAGYVKYGLDPQEAALKEGGRPGDVGWGLEPEGMWGRVGAGESPLTGGGRPEPTMPGAYEKYYSAIAAALRDGGPNPVTALEAAAALDVLEAARRSANEKVTVTLR, encoded by the coding sequence ATGACCGGCACGTCCGGTGCTCCCCTCCGCCTCGGCCTCGTCGGCTACGGCCTCGCGGGGTCCGTCTTCCACGCCCCGCTGATCGCCGTCACCGAGGGCCTCGTCCTCGACACCGTCGTCACGGCGAACCCCCAGCGGCAGGCGCAGGCCCGCGACGGACACCCGGGCGTCCGGGTCGCCGCCGACCCGGACGAGCTGTTCGCCCGCGCCGACGAGCTGGACCTGGTCGTCATCGCGTCCCCGAACAAGACGCACGTCCCGCTCGCGACCGCCGCCCTCAAGGCCGGCCTGCCGGTCGTGGTCGACAAGCCGGTCGCGGGCACGGCGGCCGAGGCGCGTGACCTCGCCGCCCTCGCCGACCAGCGGGGACTACTCCTCTCCGTCTTCCAGAACCGCCGCTGGGACCATGACTTCCGGACGCTCCGGAAGCTGATCGCCGAGGGCGAGCTGGGTGACGTGTATCGGTTCGAGTCACGGTTCGAGCGGTGGCGGCCGCAGACCAAGGGCGGCTGGCGCGAGTCCGGCGACCCGGCGGAGTTCGGCGGACTGCTGTACGACCTCGGCAGTCACGTCGTCGACCAGGCACTGGTCCTCTTCGGCCCCGTCGCCTCCGTGTACGCGGAGACGGACATCCGCCGCCAGGGCGCCGAGACCGACGACGACACGTTCATCGCGCTCACCCACACCAGTGGCGTGCGCAGCCATCTGTACGTCTCCGCCACCACCGCCCAACTCGGCCCGCGCTTCCGGGTGCTGGGCTCACGCGCCGGGTACGTGAAGTACGGCCTCGACCCGCAGGAGGCCGCCCTGAAGGAAGGCGGCCGGCCGGGGGACGTCGGCTGGGGGCTCGAACCCGAGGGCATGTGGGGGCGGGTCGGCGCCGGGGAGTCCCCGCTGACCGGCGGCGGCCGGCCGGAGCCGACAATGCCGGGCGCGTACGAGAAGTACTACTCTGCGATCGCCGCGGCCCTGCGCGACGGCGGCCCCAACCCGGTGACCGCGCTGGAGGCGGCAGCCGCGCTCGACGTACTGGAAGCGGCTCGGCGTTCCGCGAACGAGAAGGTGACGGTGACCCTGCGATGA
- a CDS encoding heme-degrading domain-containing protein, with amino-acid sequence MTSQKTGQHLGHKATGQPSLGPRIAPELTPSLDELEAQQRHLVFRQFSYEDAWTLGSLLVELARERQAPVAVDIHRAGQQLFHAALPGSTPDNDAWIDRKRRVVERYGASSYLVGARFRAKGTTFEDDSRLDPDIYAAHGGSFPITVEGVGVIGSVTVSGLPQLQDHRMVVEALEIFLKV; translated from the coding sequence ATGACCAGCCAGAAGACCGGCCAGCACCTCGGCCACAAGGCGACCGGACAGCCATCGCTCGGGCCGCGCATCGCGCCCGAACTCACCCCGAGTCTCGATGAACTCGAAGCGCAGCAACGGCACTTGGTGTTCCGCCAGTTCTCGTACGAGGACGCGTGGACACTGGGTTCGCTGCTGGTGGAGCTGGCGCGGGAGCGGCAGGCGCCGGTGGCCGTCGACATCCACCGGGCCGGCCAGCAGCTCTTCCACGCCGCCCTGCCCGGCTCGACCCCCGACAACGACGCCTGGATCGACCGCAAGCGCCGGGTGGTGGAGCGTTACGGCGCCTCCTCCTATCTGGTGGGCGCCCGGTTCCGCGCCAAGGGCACGACGTTCGAGGACGACTCGCGCCTCGACCCCGACATCTACGCGGCCCACGGCGGCTCGTTCCCGATCACGGTCGAGGGCGTCGGCGTGATCGGGTCGGTGACGGTGTCGGGGCTGCCCCAGCTCCAGGACCACCGGATGGTCGTAGAGGCTCTGGAGATCTTCCTCAAGGTGTAG
- a CDS encoding LLM class F420-dependent oxidoreductase — MDHVSPLKSSTSLKETVGRYGIWSFGLRSEDPEGLTERAEAAAELEELGFGALWLGGSPGVRHAFPLVEATSRLVVATGIQSIWEYEAAETASLFAELEASHPGRFLLGLGVSHAGQAERYRRPYASMVEYLDALDAAGQPAERRLLAALGPKMLELSRNRAAGSHPYLVTPEHTAQARAALGEGPLLAPELKVVLDSDPDSARATARGTLAMYLTLPNYTNNFLRIGFTEDDLADGGSDRLVDAVFAWGSEDRIRERIDAFHTAGADHVTLQVVEDQARGVLPRDGWRRLADLLK, encoded by the coding sequence ATGGACCACGTCAGCCCGTTGAAGTCCTCGACGTCCTTGAAGGAGACCGTCGGGCGGTACGGCATCTGGAGTTTCGGGCTGCGTTCGGAGGACCCCGAGGGCCTCACCGAGCGTGCCGAGGCCGCCGCCGAACTGGAGGAACTGGGCTTCGGTGCCCTCTGGTTGGGCGGCAGCCCCGGCGTACGGCACGCCTTTCCGCTCGTCGAGGCGACCTCGCGGCTCGTCGTGGCGACCGGCATCCAGAGCATCTGGGAGTACGAGGCGGCCGAAACGGCGTCCCTGTTCGCGGAGTTGGAGGCGTCCCACCCCGGCCGCTTCCTGCTCGGCCTCGGCGTCAGTCACGCCGGGCAGGCGGAACGGTACCGTCGCCCGTACGCCTCCATGGTCGAGTACCTGGACGCTCTGGACGCGGCCGGACAGCCCGCCGAACGCCGGTTGCTGGCCGCGCTCGGCCCGAAGATGCTGGAGCTCTCGCGAAACCGCGCCGCCGGTTCGCACCCGTATCTCGTCACCCCGGAACACACCGCGCAGGCCCGTGCGGCCCTGGGTGAAGGCCCGCTGCTGGCACCGGAGTTGAAGGTCGTCCTGGACTCGGATCCGGACAGTGCCCGCGCGACCGCCCGCGGCACCCTCGCCATGTATCTGACCCTGCCGAACTACACCAACAACTTCCTGCGCATCGGCTTCACCGAGGACGACCTCGCGGACGGCGGCAGCGACCGTCTCGTCGACGCGGTGTTCGCCTGGGGCAGCGAGGACCGAATCCGTGAGCGGATCGACGCCTTCCACACGGCGGGCGCGGACCACGTCACCCTCCAGGTCGTCGAGGACCAGGCCAGAGGCGTCCTCCCCCGCGACGGCTGGCGCCGCCTGGCCGACCTGCTGAAGTAA
- a CDS encoding condensation domain-containing protein produces the protein MRLTDIHRCEIRPGRLVTWTLHPTTVEGVAQLPDDTRPPAYVQEAHVRTARTVREDGLFVPTWLGTAFDIPGRVDLDVLQDALRAWTLRHETLRSGFRWADGSPESPVDELRRFTLAPDAVVLHREDVGDFRDGGTLSRYLQDRFDTAADALTWPNFIYSAVVRDDTTSVYIAFDHTNVDSYSIFRIAHEIHQLYTAGLDGKAVDTAPVASYVDFCASERTHADGIDETHSIVAEWRKFIARCDGKLPNFPVDLGLDPGGPLPTQKLMREWLTDDADAAAFEAYCRPYGGSMVGILAATALIVREISGRQVYRTVVPFHTRARSEWSDSVGWYVGGAPLEIPVGEVSDFDGALDLVRTALRAKRPLSRMPIARVLKLLGSDFRPTSPDLYSIVSFVDTRDIAGSERWDELKAYGLIRVSYGDQVCAWITRLHEGLQFAARYPDTDVAQKNMRLYVARLRELIKSVTVPVPEKARGAVSGTRGTARQAPTGPAVESPAPSGALTRS, from the coding sequence GTGCGATTGACCGATATCCACCGTTGCGAGATCCGTCCCGGACGGCTCGTGACCTGGACCCTGCATCCGACGACCGTCGAAGGCGTGGCCCAACTGCCGGACGACACCCGCCCACCCGCGTATGTGCAGGAGGCCCATGTCCGAACCGCGCGAACGGTGCGCGAGGACGGCCTGTTCGTACCGACCTGGCTCGGCACGGCCTTCGACATCCCCGGGCGGGTCGATCTCGACGTCCTTCAGGACGCGTTGCGCGCCTGGACGCTGCGGCACGAGACGCTGCGCAGCGGTTTCCGCTGGGCGGACGGCTCGCCCGAGTCTCCCGTCGACGAACTGCGGCGCTTCACCCTCGCGCCCGACGCCGTCGTCCTGCACCGTGAGGATGTCGGCGACTTCCGTGACGGGGGGACGCTGTCGCGCTATCTGCAGGATCGGTTCGACACCGCGGCGGACGCGCTGACCTGGCCGAACTTCATCTACAGCGCGGTCGTCAGGGACGACACCACCAGCGTCTACATCGCGTTCGACCACACCAACGTCGACTCGTACTCGATCTTCCGCATCGCCCACGAGATCCACCAGCTCTACACGGCCGGCCTCGACGGCAAGGCCGTGGACACGGCGCCGGTGGCCAGTTACGTCGACTTCTGCGCGAGCGAGCGTACGCACGCCGACGGGATCGACGAGACGCACTCGATCGTCGCCGAGTGGCGGAAGTTCATCGCCCGGTGCGACGGCAAGCTGCCCAACTTCCCCGTCGACCTCGGCCTCGACCCCGGAGGGCCGCTGCCCACGCAGAAGTTGATGCGGGAGTGGCTCACGGACGACGCGGACGCGGCGGCTTTCGAGGCGTACTGCCGTCCGTACGGCGGCAGCATGGTCGGCATCCTCGCGGCCACCGCCCTCATCGTGCGCGAGATCAGCGGCCGGCAGGTGTACCGCACCGTCGTGCCGTTCCACACCCGGGCCCGCTCGGAGTGGTCGGACTCGGTCGGCTGGTACGTGGGCGGCGCGCCGCTGGAGATCCCGGTGGGCGAGGTCTCGGACTTCGACGGCGCGCTGGACCTGGTCCGTACCGCGCTGCGGGCCAAGCGGCCCCTGTCGAGGATGCCCATCGCCCGGGTGCTGAAGCTGCTGGGCTCCGACTTCCGGCCCACCTCACCGGACCTGTACTCGATCGTCTCGTTCGTCGACACCCGGGACATCGCGGGTTCGGAGCGGTGGGACGAGCTGAAGGCGTACGGCCTGATCCGGGTGTCGTACGGCGACCAGGTGTGCGCCTGGATCACCCGCCTCCACGAGGGCCTCCAGTTCGCCGCCCGCTACCCGGACACGGACGTGGCACAGAAGAACATGCGCCTGTACGTGGCCAGGCTGCGGGAGCTGATCAAGTCGGTGACCGTCCCGGTCCCTGAGAAGGCGCGCGGCGCCGTCTCAGGGACGCGGGGAACTGCGCGACAAGCCCCCACCGGACCGGCAGTCGAATCCCCCGCACCCAGCGGAGCGCTCACGCGTTCTTGA